In one Phalacrocorax carbo chromosome 16, bPhaCar2.1, whole genome shotgun sequence genomic region, the following are encoded:
- the GNA13 gene encoding guanine nucleotide-binding protein subunit alpha-13, giving the protein MADFLPSRSVLSGCFPGCLLTSGEAEQQRKSKEIDKCLNREKTYVKRLVKILLLGAGESGKSTFLKQMRIIHGQDWDRTAREEFRATIYSNVIKGVRVLVDAREKLHIPWGDPANQSNGDTMMAFDTRSVTVVQGMVETAVFLQYLPAIRALWADSGIQHAYDRRREFQLGESVKYFLDNLDKLGEQDYLPSQQDILLARKPTKGIHEYDFEIKNVPFKMVDVGGQRSERKRWFECFDSVTSILFLVSSSEFDQVLMEDRQTNRLKESLNIFETIVNNRVFSNVSIILFLNKTDLLEEKVQKVSIKDYFPEFEGDPHCLTDVQKFLVDCFRTKRRDQQQKPLYHHFTTAINTENIRLVFRDVKDTILHDNLKQLMLQ; this is encoded by the exons ATGGCGGACTTCCTGCCGTCGCGCTCCGTGCTGTCGGGCTGCTTCCCCGGCTGCCTGCTCACCAGCGGCGAGGCCGAGCAGCAGCGCAAGTCCAAGGAGATCGACAAGTGCCTCAACCGCGAGAAGACGTACGTGAAGCGCCTCGTCAAGATCCTGCTGCTGGGCGCGGGCGAGAGCGGCAAGTCCACCTTCCTCAAGCAGATGCGGATCATCCACGGGCAGGACTGGGACCGGACGGCCCGCGAGGAGTTCCGCGCCACCATCTACAGCAACGTGATCAAGG GTGTGAGAGTCCTTGTAGATGCCAGAGAGAAACTTCATATCCCTTGGGGAGATCCTGCGAACCAGAGTAATGGAGATACGATGATGGCGTTTGATACTCGGTCAGTCACAGTGGTGCAAGGCATGGTGGAGACGGCAGTTTTTCTACAGTACCTTCCAGCCATAAGAGCTCTCTGGGCGGATAGTGGTATCCAGCATGCGTACGACAGGCGCAGAGAATTCCAGCTG gGGGAATCTGTAAAGTATTTCTTGGACAACTTGGATAAACTTGGAGAACAA gattatCTTCCCTCACAGCAAGATATACTGCTAGCACGAAAACCCACAAAAGGGATTCATGAGTAcgactttgaaataaaaaatgttcctttcaAAATGGTTGATGTAGGTGGCCAAAGATCAGAACGGAAACGTTGGTTTGAATGCTTCGACAGTGTCACATCGATACTCTTCCTTGTTTCCTCGAGTGAATTTGACCAAGTGCTTATGGAGGATCGGCAAACAAATCGCCTTAAGGAATCCCTGAACATTTTTGAAACAATAGTCAATAATCGGGTTTTCAGCAATGTCTCAATCATTCTCTTCTTAAATAAGACGGACTTGCTTGAGGAAAAAGTACAAAAAGTGAGCATCAAAGACTATTTTCCAGAGTTTGAAGGGGATCCCCACTGCTTAACAGATGTCCAAAAATTCCTGGTGGATTGTTTTCGTACTAAACGCCGGGACCAGCAGCAGAAGCCCCTCTACCACCACTTCACCACTGCtattaatacagaaaacatCCGGCTAGTTTTCCGTGATGTCAAGGATACCATCCTTCACGACAACCTCAAGCAGCTTATGTTACAGTGA